The genomic DNA GCGGCAGGCGCCGCCAGGGCGTTCCGGGCGGCAGCGCCGCCCTCAGGATCTCGAGCCAGCGCTCGCGCACCGGGCCGGGGGAGGCGCGCAGCACCGCGCCGCCGAGCCCGTGCGGGTCGGCGGCGAGCAGACGGGCGGCGAGACGGGCATCGGCCCAGAGATCGAGCGCACGCCTTCCGACCTCTGCGGGGGGAGGGAGAAGCCGCGCGCCCGTCACGCGAACACCTCCGCCAGCGCCCGCTCCACCCGGGCGGTGGAACCGGATTCGTCCAGCGGGTTGCGGCGCAGCCGGTGGCGCAGGGCGGCCGGGGCGATGCGCCGGAGGTGGTCGTCGGTCACCGCCCCGGCGCCGTCGAGGGCGGCCAGCGCCCGCGCGGTGCGCATCAGGGTCAGCTCGCCGCGCAGCCCGTCGGTGCCCAGCGCCAGGCAGAGCCGCGCCGCGCGCTCCAGGGCGGCGTCCGGGACAGTCACCGCGGGCAGGCGCTCCCGCGCCAGCAGGATGCTCTTCTGGATCTTGCGCTCGCCACACGCGTGCGCCGCGCAGAAACCCTCCGGGTCGCGCTCGTAGGCGTCGCGGGCGCGCACAACCGCGATGCGGGTCGGGATGTCCTTCGGGGTCGCGACCTCGCAGGCCAGCCCGAACCGGTCGAGGAGCTGCGGGCGCAACTCCCCCTCCTCCGGGTTGCCGGACCCGACGAGGACGAACCGCGCCGGGTGGCGGAGCGACAGGCCCTCGCGCTCCACGGTGTTGACGCCGGAGGCCGCCACGTCGAGCAGCAGGTCCACGAGGTGGTCCTCGAGGAGGTTCACTTCGTCGATGTACAGGAACCCGCGATTGGCGCGCGCCAGCAGCCCCGGCTCGAACGCCTTCACGCCGGCGCCGAGCGCCCGCTCCAGGTCGAGGGTGCCGACCACCCGGTCCTCGGTGGCGCCGAGGGGCAGGTCCACGACGGGCACCGGCTTCTTGTGACTCTTGCGCGGGCCACCCTCGGCGCAGTGCGGGCAGCTCTCCGCCGGGCTGTCGGGATCGCAATTGTACGGGCAGCCGACCACCGCCCGCATCGGCGGCAGCAGGGCGGCCAGCGCCCGGATCGCCGTGGACTTGCCCGTGCCGCGGTCGCCGAAGACCAGCACGCCGCCGACCGCCGGGTCCACCGCCGCGATCAGCAGCGCCTGGCGCATCTCGTCCTGGCCGACGATGGCCGAGAAGGGAAAGGTGGGCACGGGTGTGACTCGACGCTGCGGGGGGCATCCGACCCACCCCCCTCATCCTGAGGTGCCGGAGCGCGGCGAAGGCCTCGAAGGAGAGCTCCAGGGATCGCGCGGCCGGCCCGAGCCCTCCCTCGAGGCCCGCCGCCGCGGGCACCTCAGGATGAGGGGGTGGGTCGGAGAAGGGAAGCCCTACTCCGCCGCCTTCTGCCGGAGCCCGATCCGCCCCCAGATCGTGGTGAGCGCCTGGACCAGATGGGCGATGTCGGCGTCCGTGTGCAGCGGCGACGGCGTGATCCGCAGGCGCTCGGTGCCGCGGGCGACGGTCGGGTAGTTGATCGGCTGCACGTAGATGCCGAACTCGTCGAGCAGGGTGTCGGAGATCCCCTTGCAGAGCACGGGATCGCAGACCATCACCGGCACGATGTGGCTGTCGTTGGGCATGGTCGGGATGTCGGCGGCCTCCAGGGCCTGCCGGACCTTCGCCACGCGCTCCTGATGCCGGGCGCGCTCGGCGCCGCTCTCCTTGAGGTGGCGGATGCTCGCCGCCGCGCCCGCCGCGACGGCCGGGGGCAGCGAGGTCGTGAAGATGAAGCCCGAGGCGAAGCTGCGCACGAAGTCGCAGAGCTTCTCGGAGGCCGTGATGTAGCCGCCGTGCACCGCGAAGGCCTTGCCGAGCGTGCCCTCGATCACGTCGAGCCGGTGGGCGACGCCGTCCCGCTCCGAGATGCCGCCGCCGCGCGCGCCGTAGAGGCCGACCGCGTGGACCTCGTCGAGATAGGTGAGCGCCCCGTGGGCCTCGGCCACGTCGCAGATCTCGGCGATCGGCGCGATGTCGCCGTCCATCGAGTAGACCGACTCGAAGGCCACCAGCTTCGGCCGGGCCGGGTCGACCAGCGCGAGCTTGCGGTTCAGGTCCTCCGGGTCGTTGTGGCGGAAGATGTGGCGCTCGGCGCGGGAGAACCGGATGCCCTCGATCATCGAGGCGTGGTTCTCGGAATCGGAGAAGACCGCGCAGTTCGGCAGGCGCGACGCCAGGGTCCCCAGCGCCGCCCAGTTCGACACGTAGCCGGAGGTGAACAGCAGGGCCGCCTCCTTGCCGTGGAGGTCGGCGAGCTCGCGCTCCAGCAGCACGTGGTAGTGGTTCGTCCCCGAGATGTTGCGGGTGCCGCCGGCCCCGGCGCCGCAGCGGTCGATCGCCGCGTGCATCGCCCCCGTCACGGCCGGGTGCTGGCCCATGCCGAGATAGTCGTTGGAGCACCAGACCGTGACCGGCCGCGTGCCGGAGGCGTGGTGGTGGGTGGCGTGCGGGAAGTTGCCCGCGTGGCGCTCGAGGTCGGTGAAGACCCGGTAGCGGCCCTCCCGGTGGAGCCCGGCGATCTCGCCTTCGAAGAAGGTCTCGTAATCCATGTCGCCTCTCCCCGAACAAATCCTGCGGGTTGATCCCGCCTGTGACACCGGACTTCGCACAAGACCAGTTCCAGATTGGTGGACGTGCGTCGCCCCGCGATGATCCCTCGGCCTACACGTGGTCCGGCGGCCCGGCCGCTTCCCCGGGCGCCCGCGCGGGCAGGCTCCAGCGCCACAGCTCCGCCGAGGGCAGCGGCAGCATCAGGAACCAGTGCTCCAGGGTGGCGAGCGCGGTCAGCGTCGCCAGGACCGTGAAGCCGATCAGCTCGTGCTCCAGCAGGTCGGCGCCGAGCGCCGCGCGCCCGAGCAGGGCCGCCGCGATGGTCCCGAGGCTCACCGAGACCGGGAACAGCAGGTTCATCGGCTTCCGGGACAGGTAGCAGGCGAGGTAGCCGAGATGGTCCGGCAGGAACTCGGCGTGGAGGTTGCGCACCCCCAGGAACAGGTTGAGCCGCGCCGAGAGGTTCATCACCACCAGCGTGCCGTAGGTCCACAGGGCGAAGCGGTTGGGGCTGCCCCAGACCAGCGCCAGGATCGCGAGGCCGCCGACCACGATGGCGAATTCGTGCCACAGGCTGGTGGCGAGCGCGGCGAGGAACCGGTCGAGGCCGCGCACGCTCGGCGCGCAGGCGACCGGCCGCGGGCCCGACAGGAAGCCCATGTAGTAGCTCATCTCCTGCCAGCCCCAGACGACGAGCGCGGCCGTGAAGGCCGTGTAGGCCCCCGTGGCGCTCGTGTCGGCGGCGCTGGACCGGATCGCCACCAGGGCGCCGGCGAGCAGCAGGGTCGCCCCGGCCATGCTCCACGGATGCGTCCGCCGCGGGGCGTGGTCGAGCAGCAGGATCAGCCCGGTGGAGAACCACCAGAGCAGGACCGCGTACAGGACCGGGGCGGCGTAGGTCCCCATGCTACCAGACCGGCTGGAGACGGATGTCGACCGGCAGGACGTTGGCCTTGACGGGGAGACAATACAGCCGCGCGAAGGTCACCGCCGCCCGGGCGGCGTGGAACCCCTGCAGGGCCTTGCCGACGAGGCCGCCCCGCGCCTTGGCGTCGGCGATCGACCGGGAGCAGGCGAGCAGCCGGTCGAGCCCCGCCTTGAACTTCGGGTTGTCGAGGTCGAGCTCCAGCGGGAAGGTCTGGCGGGAGATCTCCGAGGTGATCCGGAAGACCTTGAAGTCGTAGTCGCTGGGATCGACCCCGAGCGCCGCGTGGAAGGCCGGGCGGTGATGGTCGCGCACGTACATCGTGGCGAAGACCGCGAGCAGGAAGAACCGGATCCAGTAGCGGTTCACGCCGCTCGTCAGCTTCGGGTTCGCGCGCATCAGCAGCGCGAAGGCCTCGCCGTGGCGGAACTCGTCGTTGCACCACAGTT from Methylobacterium radiotolerans JCM 2831 includes the following:
- the puhE gene encoding putative photosynthetic complex assembly protein PuhE, with translation MGTYAAPVLYAVLLWWFSTGLILLLDHAPRRTHPWSMAGATLLLAGALVAIRSSAADTSATGAYTAFTAALVVWGWQEMSYYMGFLSGPRPVACAPSVRGLDRFLAALATSLWHEFAIVVGGLAILALVWGSPNRFALWTYGTLVVMNLSARLNLFLGVRNLHAEFLPDHLGYLACYLSRKPMNLLFPVSVSLGTIAAALLGRAALGADLLEHELIGFTVLATLTALATLEHWFLMLPLPSAELWRWSLPARAPGEAAGPPDHV
- the bchI gene encoding magnesium chelatase ATPase subunit I; translation: MPTFPFSAIVGQDEMRQALLIAAVDPAVGGVLVFGDRGTGKSTAIRALAALLPPMRAVVGCPYNCDPDSPAESCPHCAEGGPRKSHKKPVPVVDLPLGATEDRVVGTLDLERALGAGVKAFEPGLLARANRGFLYIDEVNLLEDHLVDLLLDVAASGVNTVEREGLSLRHPARFVLVGSGNPEEGELRPQLLDRFGLACEVATPKDIPTRIAVVRARDAYERDPEGFCAAHACGERKIQKSILLARERLPAVTVPDAALERAARLCLALGTDGLRGELTLMRTARALAALDGAGAVTDDHLRRIAPAALRHRLRRNPLDESGSTARVERALAEVFA
- the hemA gene encoding 5-aminolevulinate synthase: MDYETFFEGEIAGLHREGRYRVFTDLERHAGNFPHATHHHASGTRPVTVWCSNDYLGMGQHPAVTGAMHAAIDRCGAGAGGTRNISGTNHYHVLLERELADLHGKEAALLFTSGYVSNWAALGTLASRLPNCAVFSDSENHASMIEGIRFSRAERHIFRHNDPEDLNRKLALVDPARPKLVAFESVYSMDGDIAPIAEICDVAEAHGALTYLDEVHAVGLYGARGGGISERDGVAHRLDVIEGTLGKAFAVHGGYITASEKLCDFVRSFASGFIFTTSLPPAVAAGAAASIRHLKESGAERARHQERVAKVRQALEAADIPTMPNDSHIVPVMVCDPVLCKGISDTLLDEFGIYVQPINYPTVARGTERLRITPSPLHTDADIAHLVQALTTIWGRIGLRQKAAE